In a genomic window of Bradyrhizobium sp. LLZ17:
- the fumC gene encoding class II fumarate hydratase — protein MDVLMAKTAGSKTARPSRSATRTETDSFGPIEVPSDRYWGAQTERSRQNFRIGIDRMPISLVHALGIVKLAAAQSNRELGLLDQRRANAIIRAAREVIEGKLDDHFPLVVWQTGSGTQSNMNLNEVIANRANELLGGELGTKKPVHPNDHVNMSQSSNDSFPTAMHIAAAGRITDDLVPALSELLGALRKKEKEFARIVKIGRTHTQDATPLTLGQEFSGYAAQVESGIARLKVAVKDLYPLAQGGTAVGTGLNSSPRFAKLFAKHAATITKLPLTSAANKFEALASNDAYVLVHGAINSVATGLFKIANDIRLLGSGPRSGLGELVLPENEPGSSIMPGKVNPTQCEAMTMVCCQVFGNHTAITVGGSQGHFELNVYKPVLAYNMLHSIRLLADAARSFTEHCVSGIRADEKHIKELMERSLMLVTALAPKIGYDNAAKVAKTAHANGTTLKEEALRLGFVSADEFDRLVQPDKMTRPG, from the coding sequence ATGGATGTGCTCATGGCCAAGACCGCCGGATCAAAGACTGCCCGCCCCTCACGCTCCGCGACCCGCACCGAGACCGACAGTTTTGGTCCGATCGAGGTCCCGTCTGATCGCTATTGGGGGGCCCAGACTGAACGCTCGCGCCAGAATTTTCGCATCGGCATCGACCGCATGCCGATCTCGTTGGTGCATGCGCTTGGCATCGTCAAGCTCGCCGCAGCGCAGTCCAACCGCGAGCTCGGCTTGCTCGACCAGCGCCGCGCCAATGCCATCATCCGCGCCGCCCGCGAGGTGATCGAGGGCAAGCTGGACGACCACTTTCCGCTGGTGGTGTGGCAGACCGGCTCGGGCACGCAGAGCAACATGAACCTCAACGAGGTGATCGCAAACCGGGCCAATGAGCTTTTGGGCGGCGAACTCGGCACCAAGAAGCCGGTGCACCCCAACGATCACGTCAACATGAGCCAGTCCTCAAACGATTCCTTCCCGACCGCGATGCATATCGCGGCCGCCGGCCGCATCACGGACGACCTCGTTCCCGCGCTGAGTGAACTGCTGGGCGCGCTTCGCAAGAAGGAGAAAGAGTTTGCGAGGATCGTCAAGATTGGCCGCACGCACACCCAGGACGCGACGCCGCTGACGCTCGGCCAGGAGTTTTCCGGCTATGCCGCGCAGGTCGAAAGCGGGATCGCGCGGCTGAAGGTTGCGGTGAAGGACCTCTATCCGCTGGCGCAGGGCGGCACCGCCGTCGGCACCGGGCTCAACTCGAGCCCTCGCTTTGCAAAACTGTTCGCCAAGCACGCGGCCACGATCACCAAATTGCCGCTCACCAGCGCCGCCAACAAATTCGAGGCGCTGGCTTCCAACGACGCGTATGTCCTGGTGCACGGCGCCATCAATTCGGTGGCGACGGGGCTGTTCAAGATCGCCAACGACATCCGCCTGCTCGGATCGGGCCCGCGGTCCGGTCTCGGCGAACTGGTCCTGCCGGAGAACGAGCCGGGCTCATCGATCATGCCGGGCAAGGTCAATCCGACGCAATGCGAGGCGATGACGATGGTGTGCTGCCAAGTGTTCGGCAATCACACCGCGATCACGGTCGGCGGCAGCCAGGGCCATTTCGAGCTCAACGTCTACAAGCCCGTGCTGGCCTACAACATGCTGCACTCGATCCGCCTGCTGGCGGACGCCGCGCGCTCCTTTACCGAGCATTGCGTCAGCGGCATCCGCGCCGACGAAAAGCACATCAAGGAGCTGATGGAGCGTTCGCTGATGCTGGTCACCGCACTCGCGCCGAAGATCGGCTACGACAACGCAGCCAAGGTGGCGAAGACCGCGCACGCCAACGGCACCACGCTGAAGGAAGAAGCGCTGCGGCTGGGCTTCGTCTCAGCGGACGAGTTCGATCGTTTGGTGCAGCCGGACAAGATGACGAGGCCGGGATAA
- the hflK gene encoding FtsH protease activity modulator HflK — translation MPWKNQGGGPWGSGPKGPWGSGPQPVGPRPPDLEDLLRRGQDRLQQIMPGGYFSGIGITLILLIIIALWLLSGFFRVQSEEQGVVLRFGKHVRTVDPGLNYHLPYPIETVLLPKALRVSTISIGMTLIDDPARRGRSIRDVPEESLMLTGDENIVDVDFTVLWRIKPNGVGNFLFNIQNPEGTVKAVAESAMREVIGRSNIQPILTGARTQTEATVQDLMQKTLDGYGAGIQITQVQMQKVDPPAQVIDAFRDVQAARANLEQLQNEAQTYANKVVPDARGRAAKILQDAEGYKEQAVAEAKGQSARFLKVYEEYKKAPDVTRERIYLETMERVLGGSEKLIYDGGSSGQGVVPYLPLNELTAKRPATTGQPSSGGTR, via the coding sequence ATGCCGTGGAAGAATCAGGGCGGTGGCCCGTGGGGCTCGGGTCCGAAGGGGCCATGGGGCTCAGGCCCGCAACCGGTCGGGCCGAGGCCGCCGGATCTGGAAGACCTTCTGCGGCGTGGCCAGGACCGGCTGCAGCAGATCATGCCCGGCGGCTATTTCTCCGGCATCGGCATCACGCTGATCCTGCTCATCATCATCGCGCTCTGGCTGTTGTCCGGCTTCTTCAGGGTACAATCCGAAGAACAAGGCGTGGTGCTGCGCTTTGGCAAGCATGTGCGCACCGTCGATCCCGGCCTGAACTACCATCTGCCCTATCCGATCGAGACGGTGCTGCTGCCGAAGGCGCTGCGCGTGTCCACCATTTCCATCGGCATGACGCTGATCGACGATCCGGCCCGGCGCGGGCGCTCGATCCGTGACGTGCCCGAAGAGAGCCTGATGCTGACCGGCGACGAGAACATCGTCGATGTCGACTTCACCGTGTTGTGGCGCATCAAGCCCAACGGGGTCGGCAATTTCCTGTTCAATATCCAGAATCCCGAGGGCACCGTGAAGGCGGTCGCCGAAAGCGCGATGCGCGAGGTGATCGGTCGCTCCAATATCCAGCCGATCCTGACCGGGGCGCGGACGCAGACTGAAGCCACCGTGCAGGACCTGATGCAGAAGACGCTCGACGGCTACGGCGCGGGCATCCAGATCACCCAGGTGCAGATGCAGAAAGTGGATCCGCCGGCGCAGGTGATCGATGCCTTCCGCGACGTGCAGGCGGCGCGGGCCAACCTCGAGCAGTTGCAAAACGAAGCCCAGACCTATGCGAACAAGGTCGTGCCGGATGCGCGTGGCCGCGCGGCCAAAATCCTGCAGGACGCCGAAGGTTACAAGGAGCAGGCGGTCGCCGAGGCCAAGGGCCAGAGCGCTCGCTTCCTGAAGGTCTACGAGGAATACAAGAAGGCGCCCGACGTGACGCGTGAACGGATCTATCTGGAGACGATGGAGCGCGTGCTCGGCGGCTCCGAGAAGCTGATTTATGACGGAGGCTCCTCGGGCCAGGGCGTCGTGCCTTATCTGCCGCTCAATGAATTGACGGCCAAGCGGCCTGCCACCACCGGCCAGCCGTCGAGCGGAGGCACCCGATGA
- a CDS encoding dihydrofolate reductase → MEIVFVLAVAENGVIGAKGAIPWRLKADMQRFKALTIGKPVVMGRKTFESLPRPLSGRTNIVVTRDAGYRAVGAVVTTSNADAAAVARGDALRRSVAEIAVIGGAEIYRQWFDRADRLEVTEVHARPEGDTHFDIDKAEWEETSRVRHRAGPDDSADYSYVTYRRRSPN, encoded by the coding sequence ATGGAGATCGTTTTCGTTTTAGCGGTCGCGGAGAACGGCGTCATCGGTGCCAAAGGTGCCATCCCGTGGCGACTGAAAGCTGACATGCAGCGCTTCAAGGCGCTCACGATCGGCAAGCCGGTCGTCATGGGCCGCAAGACGTTTGAATCCCTGCCTCGGCCGCTGTCCGGGCGAACCAATATCGTCGTCACGCGCGACGCCGGCTATCGCGCAGTCGGCGCGGTCGTCACGACCTCGAACGCAGATGCGGCCGCGGTGGCGCGGGGCGATGCCCTGCGGCGCTCGGTCGCCGAGATCGCGGTGATCGGCGGTGCCGAAATCTACCGGCAATGGTTCGATCGTGCCGATCGCCTCGAAGTGACGGAAGTGCATGCGCGGCCCGAAGGCGACACACATTTCGACATCGATAAGGCAGAGTGGGAGGAGACGAGCCGCGTCCGACACCGGGCCGGCCCGGACGACAGTGCCGACTACTCCTATGTGACATATCGTCGGCGGTCACCCAATTAA
- a CDS encoding chromate transporter, whose translation MSGENPIWALITTFGLMSLFAVGGAAAAVPEMHRIAVDVHHWMTDKQFADAYAIAQLSPGPNVLIVTLIGYAVAGIPGALAATLAMCLPTALLAYYVSRLLNRPSQSRWPALIQAALVPLSIGLMAASALILAQATDRSIAALLLTATVAVIASVSRVNPLWLLLAGGVLGFAGIV comes from the coding sequence ATGAGCGGCGAGAACCCGATCTGGGCGTTGATCACCACCTTTGGTCTGATGTCACTATTCGCGGTCGGCGGCGCCGCGGCCGCAGTGCCCGAGATGCATCGCATCGCGGTCGACGTGCATCACTGGATGACCGACAAGCAGTTTGCCGACGCCTATGCGATCGCGCAGCTCTCGCCCGGTCCCAATGTCCTGATCGTTACGTTGATCGGCTATGCCGTCGCCGGCATTCCCGGCGCGCTGGCCGCAACGCTGGCGATGTGCCTGCCAACGGCGTTGCTTGCCTATTATGTCAGCCGGCTCCTGAACCGACCGAGCCAATCGCGCTGGCCCGCGCTGATCCAGGCTGCGCTGGTTCCGCTCTCGATCGGCTTGATGGCCGCGAGCGCCCTGATCCTGGCCCAGGCGACAGATCGCAGCATTGCTGCGCTGCTTCTGACCGCGACGGTTGCAGTGATAGCATCCGTCTCGCGCGTCAATCCGTTGTGGCTTCTGCTCGCAGGGGGCGTGTTGGGTTTTGCTGGCATTGTGTGA
- a CDS encoding DUF4169 family protein, whose protein sequence is MGNVINLNRFRKRAERETSAKQADANRAKFGRTKAERSAEETRADQAKERLDQHRIDREEQP, encoded by the coding sequence ATGGGGAACGTCATCAACCTGAATCGTTTCAGGAAGCGCGCCGAGCGGGAAACCTCGGCGAAGCAGGCGGACGCCAACCGGGCGAAGTTCGGCCGCACCAAGGCGGAGCGGTCGGCGGAGGAGACGCGGGCGGACCAGGCGAAGGAGCGTCTGGACCAGCACCGGATCGATCGCGAGGAGCAGCCATGA
- a CDS encoding DUF2065 domain-containing protein: MRSIAFADFLIGLGILFVLEGLMFAASPSWMRKAMKSAITTPDNILRAVGIGSAVAGLILIWVIRRPI, from the coding sequence ATGAGGTCCATTGCGTTCGCCGACTTCCTCATCGGCCTAGGCATCCTGTTCGTGCTCGAAGGCCTGATGTTCGCGGCAAGTCCCAGTTGGATGCGCAAGGCCATGAAGAGCGCAATCACCACGCCGGACAACATCCTGCGCGCTGTCGGGATCGGCTCGGCTGTGGCCGGATTGATCCTGATCTGGGTTATCCGGCGGCCGATTTAG
- a CDS encoding chromate transporter, whose protein sequence is MSPDSAPAAQVPDLTAVHSLPPSLPALFMAFARMSLAGFGGVLVFARRAMVEQHGWMTADEFNETFALCHFLPGPNIVNLSMVFGSRLRGIAGGVAAFAGLLLPPTLIMTGLAIVYARFGDVDVLRRSLAGISCAAVGLLIAVVFRMMTPLFKRMDAVALILMLAVFTAIGVLRLPLQAVLLVAIPLSIAVSFVVRRKVAA, encoded by the coding sequence ATGTCCCCGGATTCAGCACCGGCCGCGCAAGTGCCGGATCTCACCGCCGTCCACAGCCTTCCGCCCAGCCTGCCGGCGCTGTTCATGGCCTTTGCCCGGATGTCGCTGGCCGGTTTCGGCGGGGTTCTGGTGTTTGCCCGGCGAGCCATGGTCGAGCAGCACGGCTGGATGACGGCGGACGAGTTCAACGAGACCTTTGCGCTCTGCCATTTCCTGCCCGGGCCCAATATCGTCAATCTGTCGATGGTGTTCGGGTCGCGGCTGCGGGGCATCGCCGGGGGCGTTGCCGCCTTTGCCGGGCTGTTGCTGCCGCCGACACTGATCATGACCGGGCTCGCGATCGTCTACGCCCGTTTCGGCGATGTGGACGTGCTGCGCCGCAGCCTTGCCGGCATCTCCTGTGCCGCGGTCGGCCTGTTAATCGCCGTGGTGTTCCGCATGATGACGCCGCTGTTCAAGCGGATGGACGCGGTCGCGCTCATCCTGATGCTCGCGGTGTTCACAGCCATCGGCGTGCTTCGCCTGCCGCTCCAGGCGGTGCTGCTGGTCGCGATCCCTCTCAGCATCGCGGTGAGCTTCGTCGTGCGACGGAAGGTAGCAGCATGA
- a CDS encoding thymidylate synthase: protein MHQYQDLLERILSDGAEKTDRTGTGTLSVFGHQMRFNLSAGFPMLTTKRLPLKAIVHELLWFLKGDTNVKYLRDNGVTIWDEWADANGDLGPVYGHQWRSWPAPDGRSIDQIANVIDMIKRNPDSRRLIVSAWNPAEVDKMALPPCHCLFQFYVANGKLSCQLYQRSADVFLGVPFNIASYALLTLMVAQVTGLKPGDFVHSFGDTHLYSNHLEQARLQLTRAPRALPVMRINPDVKDIFSFRYEDFELVGYDPHPHIKAAVAV, encoded by the coding sequence ATGCACCAGTATCAGGACCTGCTCGAGCGGATTCTTTCAGACGGCGCCGAGAAGACCGACCGGACCGGCACCGGCACGCTGTCGGTGTTCGGCCATCAGATGCGCTTCAATCTGTCCGCCGGTTTCCCGATGCTGACCACCAAGCGGCTGCCGCTGAAGGCGATCGTGCATGAGCTGCTGTGGTTTCTGAAAGGCGACACCAACGTCAAATATCTGCGCGACAATGGCGTCACCATTTGGGACGAGTGGGCGGACGCTAATGGCGATCTCGGCCCGGTCTATGGCCATCAATGGCGCTCCTGGCCGGCACCGGACGGCCGCAGCATCGATCAGATCGCCAACGTCATCGACATGATCAAGCGCAACCCGGACTCGCGCCGCCTGATCGTCTCGGCCTGGAATCCGGCTGAGGTCGACAAGATGGCGCTGCCGCCGTGCCACTGCCTGTTCCAGTTCTATGTCGCGAACGGAAAGCTGTCATGCCAGCTCTATCAGCGCTCGGCCGACGTGTTCCTCGGCGTGCCCTTCAACATCGCCTCCTACGCGCTCCTCACCCTGATGGTCGCGCAAGTCACAGGTTTGAAGCCCGGCGACTTCGTGCACTCGTTCGGCGACACCCACCTTTATTCCAACCATCTGGAGCAGGCGCGGCTTCAATTGACGCGCGCGCCGCGTGCGCTGCCGGTGATGCGGATCAACCCGGACGTGAAGGACATTTTTTCCTTCCGCTACGAGGATTTTGAGCTCGTCGGCTACGATCCGCATCCGCACATCAAGGCGGCGGTCGCGGTTTAG
- a CDS encoding tripartite tricarboxylate transporter TctB family protein, translating into MADTMGHSATATRNTSVAIGFCLLALAPQIFEFIWSIGTIFGWGGGRGPATVLISHATALFAGAPAALLGAVGGDTKKASSDVLLALIYSYPLFAVAILTIFMTIRSAQDYVGGIVLMALALFALWASSDLQGMRGFSFGAGTAPRMFGGLLVALGAGIALTGLLTDGPAMAHYAWRGPLFVMISIVFFALAIRPLGVVVTAFTSFLIAAMGTHETRWVEAIIVGACLTLGCALLFPYVLGLPMPMFPRFLAQ; encoded by the coding sequence ATGGCCGATACAATGGGCCACTCGGCGACAGCAACCAGAAACACCTCGGTCGCGATCGGTTTCTGTCTGCTGGCCCTGGCGCCGCAGATTTTCGAATTCATCTGGTCGATCGGAACCATCTTTGGCTGGGGCGGCGGCCGTGGCCCGGCCACAGTCCTGATCAGCCATGCAACGGCGCTGTTCGCAGGCGCACCTGCTGCGCTGCTCGGAGCCGTCGGTGGTGACACCAAGAAGGCGTCGTCCGATGTGCTGCTCGCGCTGATCTATTCCTATCCGCTGTTTGCGGTGGCGATCCTCACGATCTTCATGACGATCAGGTCGGCGCAGGACTATGTCGGCGGCATCGTTCTGATGGCGCTCGCATTGTTCGCGCTGTGGGCCTCGAGCGATCTGCAGGGCATGCGCGGCTTCTCCTTTGGCGCAGGTACGGCGCCGCGGATGTTTGGCGGGCTGCTTGTCGCGCTCGGCGCCGGGATCGCGTTGACGGGACTGCTAACCGACGGGCCGGCGATGGCGCACTATGCCTGGCGCGGGCCCCTGTTCGTCATGATCTCGATTGTCTTCTTCGCCCTGGCGATTCGTCCGCTTGGCGTGGTGGTCACCGCCTTCACGAGCTTCCTGATCGCGGCGATGGGCACGCATGAGACGCGTTGGGTCGAAGCGATCATCGTCGGCGCCTGCCTGACGCTCGGCTGCGCGCTGCTCTTTCCCTACGTGCTCGGGCTGCCGATGCCGATGTTCCCGCGCTTCCTGGCTCAGTGA
- a CDS encoding tripartite tricarboxylate transporter permease, whose product MFDLFHNLGLGFGVVFQISWWSPWWLYGLSLPISINILMCLIGALVGTLVGVLPGIGTVATVAMLLPITFGLPPVGALIMLAGIYYGAQYGGSTTSILVNIPGEATSVVTAIDGHAMAKQGRAGPALAIAAIGSFFAGCVATVLIAVLGAPLTKLALAFGPAEYFSLMVLGLIFAVVLAKGSVLKAIAMIVFGLLLSMVGSDIETGASRMAFNIPELADGLGFATVAMGVFGFAEIIRNLDAGAEMNRDLVQQKITGLMPTRKDLIDSTPAILRGTVLGSILGILPGGGAVIASFASYTLEKKIAKNPSRFGRGAIEGVAAPESANNAAAQTSFIPLLTLGIPPNAVMALMVGAMTIHGIVPGPQVMQKQPELVWGMIASMWIGNLMLIIINLPLVGIWVRLLRVPYRLMFPSIVIFCAIGIYSVNNAPVDVILAGVFGLIGYWLIKHDFEPAPLLLGMVLGPLMEENLRRALLISRGDWTVFLTRPLSAALLAIAAFLLVLTVLPFLRAKRDEVFTESEN is encoded by the coding sequence ATGTTCGATCTCTTCCACAATCTGGGCCTCGGTTTCGGTGTGGTATTTCAGATCTCCTGGTGGTCACCCTGGTGGCTCTACGGCCTGTCGCTGCCGATCTCGATCAACATTCTCATGTGCCTGATTGGCGCATTGGTTGGCACGCTTGTCGGCGTGCTGCCCGGCATTGGCACTGTCGCAACCGTGGCGATGCTCCTGCCGATCACGTTCGGACTGCCGCCGGTCGGCGCGCTGATCATGCTCGCCGGCATCTATTACGGTGCCCAGTATGGCGGCTCGACCACGTCGATCCTGGTCAATATTCCCGGTGAGGCGACATCGGTCGTCACGGCCATCGACGGCCACGCGATGGCGAAACAGGGCCGTGCCGGCCCGGCGCTGGCGATCGCAGCAATCGGCTCGTTCTTTGCCGGCTGCGTCGCGACCGTCCTAATCGCCGTGCTCGGCGCGCCCTTGACCAAGCTCGCGCTGGCGTTCGGCCCGGCCGAATATTTCTCGCTCATGGTACTCGGCCTGATTTTCGCGGTGGTACTGGCCAAGGGCTCGGTACTGAAGGCGATCGCGATGATCGTGTTCGGCCTGTTGCTGTCGATGGTCGGCTCCGACATCGAGACCGGCGCCTCGCGCATGGCGTTCAACATTCCGGAGCTTGCCGACGGCTTGGGCTTCGCGACGGTGGCCATGGGCGTGTTTGGTTTCGCGGAGATCATCCGCAATCTCGACGCCGGCGCCGAGATGAACCGCGATCTGGTGCAGCAGAAGATCACCGGCCTGATGCCGACCAGGAAGGACCTGATCGACTCGACGCCCGCGATCCTACGCGGCACCGTGCTCGGCTCGATCCTCGGCATCCTGCCGGGTGGCGGCGCTGTCATCGCGTCCTTTGCCTCCTACACCCTCGAGAAGAAGATCGCCAAGAATCCCTCGCGGTTCGGCCGCGGTGCGATCGAGGGCGTGGCGGCACCGGAAAGCGCCAATAACGCCGCGGCACAGACCTCCTTCATCCCGCTGCTGACGCTCGGCATCCCGCCGAACGCGGTGATGGCGTTGATGGTGGGTGCGATGACCATTCATGGCATCGTGCCGGGTCCCCAAGTGATGCAGAAGCAGCCGGAACTCGTCTGGGGCATGATCGCCTCGATGTGGATCGGCAATCTGATGCTGATCATCATCAACCTGCCGCTGGTCGGAATCTGGGTGCGGTTGTTGCGTGTGCCCTACCGCCTGATGTTCCCCTCAATCGTGATCTTCTGCGCGATCGGCATCTACTCGGTGAACAACGCGCCGGTTGACGTCATCCTCGCGGGCGTGTTCGGCCTGATCGGCTATTGGCTGATCAAGCACGATTTCGAGCCGGCGCCGCTGCTGCTCGGTATGGTGCTCGGCCCGCTGATGGAAGAGAACCTGCGCCGGGCGCTGCTGATCTCACGCGGCGACTGGACCGTGTTCCTGACGCGTCCGTTGTCGGCCGCACTGTTGGCGATCGCGGCCTTCCTGCTGGTGCTCACGGTGCTGCCTTTCCTGCGGGCCAAGCGGGACGAGGTGTTCACCGAATCCGAGAACTGA
- the hflC gene encoding protease modulator HflC, which yields MRSPVTGIVALLALLLVMIVAYMSLFTVQQTEQTIVLQFGKPVDVVTDPGLHFKAPWNSVINIDKRILDLENPSQEVIASDQKRLVVDAFARYRIKDALRFYQSVGSIQAANLQLTSLLNAALRRVLGEVNFITVVRDDREKLMGRIREQLDHEADGYGIEVVDVRIRRADLPEQNSQAVYQRMQTERQREAAEFRAQGGQKAQEIRSKADREATVIIAEANSTAEQTRGVGDAERNRLFAEAYGKDADFFAFYRSMSAYENGLKSSDTRFLLRPDSDFFRYFGNPGGKTATETPAKP from the coding sequence ATGAGGTCTCCGGTTACAGGCATCGTGGCGCTGCTTGCGCTGCTGCTGGTGATGATCGTCGCCTACATGTCGCTGTTCACGGTGCAGCAGACCGAGCAGACCATCGTGCTGCAATTCGGCAAGCCGGTGGACGTCGTCACCGACCCCGGGCTGCACTTCAAGGCGCCCTGGAACTCGGTGATTAACATCGACAAGCGGATTCTCGATCTCGAGAACCCGTCGCAGGAGGTCATTGCCTCCGACCAGAAGCGGCTCGTGGTCGATGCCTTTGCGCGCTACCGCATCAAGGACGCGCTGCGCTTCTATCAGAGCGTGGGCTCGATCCAGGCCGCGAACCTGCAACTCACCTCGCTCTTGAACGCGGCCCTGCGCCGCGTGCTCGGCGAGGTCAATTTCATCACCGTGGTGCGGGATGATCGCGAGAAGCTGATGGGACGCATCCGCGAGCAACTCGACCACGAAGCCGATGGTTACGGCATCGAGGTCGTCGACGTCCGGATCCGCCGCGCCGATCTGCCCGAGCAGAACAGCCAGGCGGTGTACCAGCGCATGCAGACCGAACGTCAACGCGAAGCGGCCGAGTTCCGCGCGCAGGGCGGCCAGAAGGCGCAGGAGATCCGCTCCAAGGCCGATCGCGAGGCAACGGTGATCATCGCGGAGGCGAACTCGACCGCCGAACAGACCCGCGGCGTCGGCGACGCCGAGCGCAACCGCCTGTTCGCGGAAGCCTATGGCAAGGATGCTGACTTCTTCGCATTCTACCGATCGATGTCGGCCTATGAAAACGGGCTGAAGTCGAGCGATACCCGCTTCCTGCTGCGGCCGGACTCGGATTTCTTCCGCTATTTCGGTAACCCGGGCGGCAAGACGGCCACCGAGACACCTGCGAAGCCATAA
- a CDS encoding ferrous iron transport protein A, which produces MTDTHDTRPLLPLGLAQRGYTGVIQHLSAKDAGSALSDIELESRLIELGFVEGARVEVLHEGLVGRDPIAVRVDNITIAVRRREAMAIIVA; this is translated from the coding sequence ATGACCGACACCCATGATACGCGCCCGCTTTTGCCGCTGGGTCTGGCCCAGCGCGGCTACACCGGCGTCATTCAGCACCTTTCCGCCAAGGACGCAGGCTCGGCGCTCTCGGACATCGAGCTCGAGAGCCGACTGATCGAGCTCGGCTTCGTCGAGGGGGCCCGGGTCGAGGTCCTGCACGAAGGGCTGGTCGGGCGCGACCCGATCGCGGTTCGCGTCGACAACATCACCATCGCGGTGCGCCGTCGCGAAGCCATGGCCATCATCGTCGCGTAG
- a CDS encoding N-acetyltransferase family protein — MSFNIRRARPGEAGLVLSFIRELAAYEKLSHEVEATEAMIAEALFGSDPRLCCALAEWNGEPVGFAVWFVNFSTFSGRHGIYLEDLYVRPSHRGHGLGKALLVYLARECVENGWSRLQWAVLDWNAPSIAFYKSLGADMMDDWTLCRVTGPALSRLAGSGT, encoded by the coding sequence ATGTCTTTCAACATCCGCCGTGCGCGTCCAGGCGAAGCCGGGCTCGTTCTGTCCTTCATCCGCGAACTCGCTGCGTACGAAAAACTGTCGCACGAGGTCGAGGCAACCGAGGCGATGATTGCGGAGGCGCTGTTCGGCAGCGATCCGCGGCTTTGTTGCGCACTCGCCGAATGGAATGGCGAGCCGGTCGGCTTTGCGGTCTGGTTCGTCAATTTCTCGACCTTCAGCGGCCGTCACGGCATCTATCTCGAGGATCTGTATGTGCGGCCGTCACATCGAGGTCACGGTCTCGGCAAGGCGTTGCTGGTTTATCTTGCCAGGGAATGTGTCGAGAACGGCTGGTCGCGCCTGCAATGGGCGGTGCTCGACTGGAATGCGCCGTCGATTGCGTTCTACAAATCGCTCGGCGCGGACATGATGGACGACTGGACGCTGTGCCGCGTCACCGGGCCTGCGCTGTCGCGGCTTGCGGGGAGCGGGACCTGA
- a CDS encoding ribbon-helix-helix domain-containing protein, translating into MKSPVVKRSIVVAGHKTSVSLEEAFWNGMKEISSLRNMTLSELVGEIDGGRQQGNLSSAIRLFVLDYFKSRAMAVQPEKVPAQ; encoded by the coding sequence ATGAAGTCGCCGGTCGTGAAACGATCAATCGTGGTCGCCGGCCACAAGACCAGCGTCAGCCTGGAAGAGGCGTTCTGGAACGGCATGAAGGAGATTTCGAGCCTGCGCAACATGACGTTGTCCGAGCTCGTTGGCGAAATCGACGGCGGTCGTCAGCAGGGCAATCTATCCTCGGCGATCCGGCTGTTCGTGCTCGACTACTTCAAGAGCCGCGCCATGGCGGTCCAGCCGGAAAAGGTCCCGGCCCAGTAA